One Lachnospiraceae bacterium C1.1 genomic region harbors:
- a CDS encoding V-type ATP synthase subunit B, protein MPKEYRTIQEVAGPLMLVRGVEGVTYDELGEIELASGEKRRCKVLEIDGGNALVQLYEASTGINLDSSKVRFLGHTMELGVSEDMLSRVFDGLGRPIDDGPEILPDERRDINGLPMNPAARSYPQEFIQTGVSAIDGLNTLVRGQKLPIFSASGLPHAELAAQIARQAKVRGTNEQFAVVFAAMGITYEESNYFVESFRETGAIDRTVLFVNLANDPAVERIATPRMALTAAEYLAFEKDMHVLVILTDITNYADSLREISAARKEVPGRRGYPGYMYTDLASLYERAGRQKGRKGSITMIPILTMPEDDKTHPIPDLTGYITEGQIILSRDLYRKGITPPINVLPSLSRLKDKGIGEGKTRADHANTMNQLFAAYARGKDAKELMMILGEAALTEIDKKYAEFADAFENEYVSQGYETDRSIEETLAIGWKLLRILPRTELKRIKDSFLDSYYDPEDEKATIAASEKLK, encoded by the coding sequence ATGCCAAAAGAATATAGAACCATACAAGAAGTTGCCGGTCCTCTGATGCTTGTTCGCGGCGTTGAAGGCGTCACCTACGATGAACTTGGTGAGATCGAACTTGCCAGCGGTGAAAAGCGCCGCTGCAAGGTACTTGAGATAGATGGCGGAAATGCGCTGGTACAGCTTTACGAGGCTTCTACCGGTATCAACCTTGATTCTTCAAAGGTACGTTTCCTCGGTCATACAATGGAACTCGGAGTATCCGAGGATATGCTTTCCCGAGTATTTGACGGTCTTGGACGTCCTATCGACGACGGTCCTGAGATCCTGCCGGATGAGAGACGTGATATCAACGGTCTCCCCATGAACCCGGCTGCCCGCTCCTACCCGCAGGAGTTCATTCAGACAGGAGTATCTGCCATCGACGGACTTAACACTCTGGTTCGTGGTCAGAAGCTTCCTATCTTCTCTGCATCAGGTCTTCCTCATGCAGAACTTGCAGCACAGATAGCACGTCAGGCTAAGGTTCGCGGAACCAACGAGCAGTTCGCCGTTGTATTCGCTGCCATGGGTATCACCTATGAAGAGTCCAACTACTTCGTTGAATCCTTCCGTGAGACAGGCGCTATCGACAGAACAGTCCTTTTTGTAAACCTTGCTAACGACCCGGCCGTTGAGCGTATCGCTACACCTCGTATGGCTCTGACCGCTGCCGAATATCTTGCGTTCGAAAAGGATATGCACGTTCTCGTAATCCTGACGGATATCACAAACTACGCAGACTCACTCCGTGAGATCTCCGCCGCTCGTAAGGAAGTTCCCGGACGACGCGGATATCCCGGATACATGTACACCGACCTGGCTTCCCTCTATGAAAGAGCAGGACGTCAGAAGGGACGCAAGGGTTCCATCACAATGATCCCTATCCTTACGATGCCTGAGGATGATAAGACACATCCCATCCCCGACCTTACAGGATATATCACAGAGGGACAGATCATTCTTTCCCGTGACCTTTACCGTAAAGGTATCACACCGCCCATCAACGTTCTTCCGTCGCTTTCCCGACTGAAGGATAAGGGTATCGGTGAAGGAAAAACCCGTGCAGACCATGCGAACACCATGAACCAGCTCTTTGCCGCTTATGCACGAGGCAAGGACGCTAAGGAACTCATGATGATCCTCGGTGAAGCAGCCCTTACCGAAATCGATAAGAAATATGCTGAATTCGCAGATGCCTTCGAGAACGAGTACGTTTCACAGGGTTATGAGACTGACCGGTCAATCGAGGAAACTCTTGCCATCGGCTGGAAACTTCTCCGTATCCTTCCGAGAACAGAGCTCAAGCGTATCAAGGATTCCTTCCTCGACAGTTATTATGATCCAGAAGATGAGAAGGCTACTATCGCTGCTTCCGAGAAATTAAAGTAA
- a CDS encoding V-type ATP synthase subunit E family protein produces MTGLDKIIGQIKSESDAQAASITNKARSEADKVIAKAKAEAEGEIEQIKVNGDIAAKNAIARSKSQADLIKRQAVLAEKQKLIAEMFDKAEDYIKKMPADVYFNLMTKMIKRYAVAGKAGEIIFNKADLGRLPAGYAKTASLEAEAKGGKLTLSDKTANIDGGFILSYGGIEENCSIKALIDDARESVQDDVQKLLFS; encoded by the coding sequence ATGACTGGATTAGACAAAATAATCGGTCAGATAAAAAGTGAGTCCGACGCACAGGCCGCTTCCATAACGAACAAGGCCCGCAGCGAAGCCGATAAAGTCATTGCAAAAGCAAAGGCTGAGGCCGAGGGTGAGATCGAACAGATCAAGGTAAACGGCGACATTGCCGCAAAAAATGCCATTGCCCGTTCAAAGAGCCAGGCAGACCTTATAAAGAGGCAGGCAGTTCTTGCTGAGAAGCAGAAACTCATTGCCGAAATGTTCGACAAGGCTGAAGACTATATCAAGAAGATGCCGGCAGACGTTTATTTCAACCTTATGACAAAAATGATCAAACGTTATGCCGTAGCCGGAAAAGCCGGTGAGATCATCTTCAACAAAGCGGATCTCGGTCGTCTCCCGGCAGGCTATGCAAAAACCGCAAGCCTTGAAGCCGAGGCAAAAGGCGGCAAACTTACACTATCTGACAAAACGGCAAATATTGACGGAGGCTTTATATTATCCTACGGCGGAATCGAGGAGAACTGCTCAATAAAGGCACTCATCGATGATGCAAGAGAAAGCGTACAGGATGATGTTCAGAAGCTACTCTTTTCATGA
- a CDS encoding RNA polymerase sigma factor gives MLIFAAMAYDTPINEEKLDIDERWFAELGESKEAFAKLYEATSTTIYAYAFTFLRNRSDAEDIMQDTFLKIRSAAHLYTPQGKPLAWILTITRNLCLMKLRSGKYTSDMPLDEDSESLFDAVKDSEDRMVLEAASKVLTEEESRF, from the coding sequence ATGCTGATATTTGCTGCAATGGCGTATGACACGCCTATAAATGAAGAAAAGCTGGATATAGACGAAAGATGGTTTGCGGAGCTTGGGGAGAGTAAGGAAGCTTTCGCTAAACTTTATGAAGCAACCAGCACAACGATATATGCATATGCGTTTACGTTTTTACGAAACAGATCGGATGCAGAGGACATAATGCAGGATACTTTTTTGAAGATCCGTTCTGCAGCGCATCTGTATACGCCGCAGGGCAAGCCGCTGGCATGGATCCTCACGATAACGAGGAATCTTTGCCTGATGAAGCTTCGGAGCGGTAAATACACAAGTGATATGCCGCTTGATGAAGACAGTGAATCGCTTTTTGATGCCGTAAAAGACAGTGAAGACAGGATGGTTCTGGAGGCTGCCTCCAAGGTCCTTACGGAGGAGGAGAGCAGGTTTTAG
- a CDS encoding V-type ATP synthase subunit I: MAVLPMKRVMILGLRKDRKAILESLQRLQTVEFEKDSALPADDPVFSFKDTSDAKALFEKNGALAASALEILNTYSPEKSGLADSFKGRTVINTAEYEKNVAMRDKIMETAKRLNALNKELVDAKAEIPKTEAQMEALSPWTSMDAPLSFKGTKKTRAFIGSFPEALDEATIVGTIESHSPDITGLDVSVISSSDEQTCVMILCLKEDRDAVEEALRRMNFARAPVSDAVPKEELDNLKKHYAETNAQIERLQGQIASYDKERSNLKFLQDYFTMRSDKYDIISKLTVSKRVFIIRGWVPAAEAGRIARLMSNYKDAVVEFTDPLPSDDVPIVLKNNPFSTPVEGVVSDYSLPGPGEIDPTVPVSCFYYILFGMMLSDAAYGLIMVIATGILLSKFKNMETGMRKILRMFFFCGFGTIISGILFGSYFGDMIPVVTKTFFGNEITPWCWIDPLKDPLKMLLVSFTIGIVHLYVGLAILFYTDIKNGKPLDALYDVVFWYMLVTGLIVVGLHEKIVYGIVGLTAPLGNDTSVLIGTVVALVGAVGIILTGGRESKNPFKRLMKGAYALYNVTGYLSDLLSYSRLLALGLATTVISQVFNKLGSMAGGGIAGAILFIIVALVGHSINFGINALGAYVHSNRLTFVEFFGKFYNGGGRAFLPFSMNTKYFKVKEDY; the protein is encoded by the coding sequence ATGGCTGTTTTACCCATGAAGCGGGTAATGATTCTTGGATTAAGGAAAGACCGAAAGGCAATCCTTGAGTCATTGCAGCGTCTGCAGACAGTAGAATTTGAAAAAGATTCTGCTCTTCCTGCCGACGACCCTGTCTTTTCGTTTAAGGACACATCTGACGCAAAAGCCCTGTTTGAAAAAAACGGAGCTCTGGCAGCTTCTGCATTGGAAATTCTAAACACATATTCCCCTGAAAAAAGCGGACTTGCCGATTCTTTCAAAGGCCGCACAGTTATCAATACAGCTGAATATGAGAAAAATGTCGCTATGCGTGACAAGATCATGGAAACGGCAAAACGTCTCAATGCCCTCAATAAAGAGCTTGTAGATGCAAAAGCCGAAATTCCTAAAACAGAAGCGCAGATGGAAGCCTTGAGCCCATGGACTTCAATGGACGCACCATTGAGTTTCAAGGGAACGAAAAAGACTCGCGCGTTTATAGGATCTTTTCCGGAAGCCTTAGATGAAGCGACCATTGTCGGTACTATCGAGTCACATTCTCCCGATATCACCGGCCTCGATGTCAGCGTAATCTCATCTTCCGATGAACAGACCTGCGTTATGATCCTCTGTCTTAAAGAAGACAGAGATGCGGTAGAGGAAGCACTTCGCCGCATGAATTTTGCCCGCGCACCGGTTTCAGACGCAGTTCCCAAAGAGGAACTCGACAATTTGAAAAAACACTATGCTGAAACCAATGCTCAGATCGAGCGCCTGCAGGGACAGATCGCAAGCTACGACAAAGAGCGTTCTAACCTGAAATTCCTTCAGGATTACTTCACGATGAGGTCAGATAAATACGACATAATCTCAAAGCTCACAGTAAGTAAGAGAGTATTTATCATAAGAGGATGGGTTCCTGCAGCGGAAGCCGGACGGATAGCCCGACTGATGTCCAATTATAAGGACGCTGTAGTGGAGTTCACAGATCCGCTTCCATCGGATGATGTGCCCATAGTCCTCAAGAATAATCCTTTCTCGACTCCTGTCGAAGGTGTTGTAAGCGATTATTCACTGCCGGGTCCCGGCGAGATCGACCCCACGGTTCCTGTATCATGCTTTTATTATATCCTTTTCGGCATGATGCTTTCCGATGCGGCCTACGGTCTCATAATGGTCATTGCGACCGGAATACTTTTATCAAAATTTAAAAACATGGAAACCGGCATGCGGAAGATCCTTAGAATGTTCTTCTTCTGCGGATTCGGAACCATCATATCCGGAATACTCTTCGGAAGTTATTTCGGTGACATGATCCCCGTAGTAACAAAGACATTCTTTGGTAATGAAATTACTCCCTGGTGCTGGATCGATCCGCTTAAAGATCCTCTGAAGATGCTCCTCGTTTCCTTCACAATAGGAATCGTTCATCTTTATGTAGGTCTTGCAATCCTTTTCTACACTGACATTAAAAACGGCAAGCCTTTAGATGCCCTCTATGACGTGGTTTTCTGGTACATGCTCGTTACCGGACTTATCGTAGTAGGACTTCACGAAAAGATCGTTTACGGTATCGTAGGACTTACAGCTCCTCTTGGAAATGATACCAGCGTTCTGATCGGCACAGTAGTTGCCCTCGTCGGTGCAGTGGGGATCATCCTTACAGGCGGCAGGGAATCAAAGAATCCCTTCAAGCGACTTATGAAAGGAGCTTACGCTCTTTACAACGTTACCGGTTACTTAAGTGACCTGCTCTCCTATTCAAGACTTCTTGCTCTTGGACTTGCGACAACAGTTATCTCGCAGGTTTTCAACAAGCTCGGAAGCATGGCAGGCGGCGGCATTGCCGGTGCGATACTCTTCATAATCGTTGCACTTGTCGGACACTCAATAAACTTCGGTATAAATGCTCTTGGTGCATACGTTCACTCAAACCGTCTTACCTTCGTTGAGTTCTTCGGAAAGTTCTACAACGGCGGCGGTCGTGCATTTTTACCGTTCTCAATGAACACTAAATATTTCAAGGTTAAGGAGGATTATTAA
- a CDS encoding DUF402 domain-containing protein, which yields MTEKPNLFRKRIIPAENVPLKDDEILYIDDRIIVTRWKTLHPKTDFSHGASIYYLKEGYKVSKFLRTDESLLYWYCDILDYSYDKDSNSYTFRDLLADVIVYPDDFVKVNDLGEFKEAIENGDLTTEDVVSALKSLSDLLDIIYGGKFSKLTKELEGYL from the coding sequence ATGACTGAGAAGCCTAATCTTTTCCGCAAACGCATTATTCCTGCAGAAAACGTTCCCTTAAAGGACGATGAAATTCTCTATATAGATGACCGCATCATAGTGACCAGATGGAAAACCCTCCATCCTAAAACGGACTTTTCTCATGGTGCGTCCATTTATTACTTAAAAGAAGGCTATAAAGTAAGTAAATTTCTAAGAACGGATGAATCGCTGCTCTACTGGTACTGCGACATTCTAGACTACAGCTATGACAAAGACAGTAATTCATATACTTTTAGAGATCTGCTTGCGGACGTCATCGTCTATCCTGATGATTTTGTCAAGGTAAACGACTTGGGCGAATTCAAAGAAGCGATAGAAAACGGCGACCTCACAACGGAAGATGTGGTGTCGGCATTGAAATCCCTGTCAGATTTGTTGGATATAATCTACGGAGGAAAATTTTCAAAACTTACAAAAGAGCTGGAAGGGTATTTGTAG
- a CDS encoding V-type ATP synthase subunit A, whose product MSSKGTIKKVSGPLVIAEGMHDANMFDIVRVSDERLIGEIIEMHGDQASVQVYEETSGLGPGAPVESTGVPMSVELGPGLIKSIYDGIQRPLVKILEATNSNLLTRGVEVPSLDRDAKWDFKATAKAGDKVVAGDIIGTVQESKAVVHKIMIPYGIEGTIKSISDKTCTVEETVAVVSGTDGKDHNVTLMQKWPVRRGRPYKKKLPPNTPLITGQRVVDTLFPIAKGGTAAVPGPFGTGKTVIQHQLAKWAEAEIVVYIGCGERGNEMTDVLNEFPELKDPKTGYSLMERTVLIANTSDMPVAAREASIYTGITIAEYFRDMGYSVALMADSTSRWAEALREMSGRLEEMPGEEGYPAYLGSRLAQFYERAGKVETLGSDEREGSLSVIGAVSPAGGDLSEPVTQATLRIVKVFWALDSALAQKRHFPAINWLTSYSLYLREMGGWFDANSDGNDWMSLRQQLMNLLQDESKLEEMVQLVGMDALSAPDRLKMEAARSIREDYLHQDSFHEVDTYTSLKKQHLMMQLVLDFYNVSLKALEQGANIEKLVNMSSREEIGRYKYTVEDQIEPEYKRILGDLNSEVQKIIAEKEDF is encoded by the coding sequence ATGAGCAGCAAAGGTACGATAAAAAAAGTATCCGGACCTCTCGTTATCGCTGAAGGAATGCACGATGCGAACATGTTCGATATTGTGCGTGTAAGTGATGAGAGACTTATCGGAGAAATTATCGAAATGCACGGCGATCAGGCTTCCGTGCAGGTATATGAGGAGACCTCCGGCTTAGGACCCGGCGCTCCTGTAGAATCTACCGGCGTTCCAATGTCCGTTGAACTTGGCCCCGGTCTTATAAAAAGTATCTATGACGGAATTCAGAGACCTCTTGTTAAGATTCTCGAAGCAACCAATTCAAATCTCCTTACCAGAGGTGTTGAAGTTCCTTCCCTTGACAGAGATGCAAAATGGGATTTCAAGGCTACTGCAAAGGCAGGCGACAAGGTCGTTGCCGGTGATATCATCGGTACCGTCCAGGAGTCAAAGGCTGTCGTTCACAAGATCATGATCCCTTACGGTATCGAAGGAACGATCAAGTCAATCTCCGACAAGACCTGCACAGTTGAGGAGACCGTAGCTGTTGTAAGCGGAACAGACGGAAAAGACCACAATGTAACACTTATGCAGAAGTGGCCCGTTCGTCGCGGACGTCCTTATAAGAAAAAGCTTCCGCCCAACACACCGCTTATCACAGGACAGAGAGTAGTAGATACCCTCTTCCCTATCGCTAAAGGCGGTACCGCAGCCGTTCCCGGACCTTTCGGAACAGGTAAGACGGTTATCCAGCACCAGCTCGCTAAGTGGGCTGAGGCCGAGATCGTTGTCTACATCGGATGCGGCGAGCGTGGAAACGAGATGACAGACGTTCTGAACGAGTTCCCTGAACTGAAGGATCCGAAAACCGGATACTCCCTCATGGAGAGAACCGTTCTTATCGCAAATACATCCGATATGCCTGTTGCAGCCCGTGAGGCTTCAATTTACACAGGTATCACAATTGCTGAGTATTTCCGTGACATGGGTTATTCCGTAGCCCTCATGGCTGACTCTACATCGAGATGGGCTGAAGCTCTCCGAGAGATGTCAGGACGACTCGAGGAAATGCCCGGTGAAGAAGGTTACCCGGCTTACCTTGGTTCCCGTCTTGCCCAGTTCTATGAAAGAGCAGGTAAGGTTGAAACTCTTGGTTCAGATGAAAGAGAAGGTTCCCTTTCCGTTATCGGAGCCGTTTCTCCCGCCGGCGGTGACTTGTCAGAGCCCGTTACCCAGGCTACACTCCGTATCGTTAAGGTGTTCTGGGCACTTGATTCGGCACTGGCACAGAAACGTCACTTCCCTGCTATCAACTGGCTTACCTCCTATTCGCTCTATCTGCGTGAGATGGGCGGCTGGTTCGATGCAAACAGCGACGGAAATGACTGGATGAGCCTTCGTCAGCAGCTGATGAACCTCCTTCAGGATGAGTCAAAATTAGAGGAAATGGTACAGCTCGTCGGAATGGATGCCCTTTCGGCACCTGACCGCTTAAAGATGGAAGCTGCACGTTCAATTCGTGAAGACTATCTGCATCAGGATTCCTTCCACGAAGTTGATACTTACACCTCCTTAAAGAAGCAGCATCTCATGATGCAGCTTGTTCTGGACTTCTACAATGTTTCCTTAAAGGCTCTCGAGCAGGGAGCTAACATCGAGAAGCTTGTTAACATGTCTTCCCGTGAGGAAATCGGTCGTTATAAGTACACGGTCGAGGATCAGATCGAACCCGAGTACAAGAGGATCTTAGGCGATCTCAACAGCGAAGTACAGAAAATAATTGCTGAAAAGGAGGACTTCTAA
- a CDS encoding V-type ATPase subunit, with amino-acid sequence MADKNYIYAVARIRTKELSLLNESYLEQLVGAKTYKECIQLLVDKGWGEGEDNSAEGMLAAERKKTWALIADLVKDMSVFDVFLYANDYHNLKAAIKAVCTNSKRDDIYINQGTIEPAVILKAIEERHFDLLPERMRAVAEEGFNSLLHTRDGQLLDVLIDKAALEAILEAGYATKNPILSLYGELTVVTADLKIAVRAAKTGKDAAFLEKALAPCKTLDIRRLKDAALDGFDAICDYMQMTKYADGVEELKKSMSAFERWGDNLIIRAIKPEIHHPFTIGPLAAYILARENEIKTVRIVLSGKLNDLPEESVRERVREMYV; translated from the coding sequence TTGGCAGATAAAAATTATATCTATGCAGTCGCGCGCATCCGTACAAAAGAATTGTCACTCTTAAATGAGAGCTATTTAGAGCAGCTGGTAGGTGCAAAAACCTACAAAGAATGCATACAGCTCCTGGTCGATAAAGGCTGGGGCGAAGGCGAGGACAACTCGGCAGAGGGCATGCTTGCCGCCGAGAGGAAAAAGACCTGGGCTCTGATCGCCGATCTCGTGAAAGATATGTCGGTCTTCGATGTATTCCTTTACGCTAATGATTATCACAATCTGAAGGCAGCGATCAAGGCAGTATGCACCAACTCAAAGAGAGATGACATTTATATCAATCAGGGCACAATAGAACCGGCAGTCATACTGAAGGCTATAGAGGAAAGACATTTTGACCTCCTTCCCGAACGTATGCGAGCCGTAGCCGAAGAAGGCTTTAACTCCCTACTTCATACGAGGGACGGCCAGCTTTTGGACGTGCTCATTGACAAGGCGGCTCTGGAGGCAATTCTGGAAGCCGGCTACGCAACAAAGAATCCTATCCTCTCGCTTTACGGCGAGCTTACAGTGGTAACGGCAGACTTAAAGATCGCTGTCCGTGCCGCAAAGACAGGAAAGGATGCCGCATTCCTTGAGAAGGCACTTGCACCTTGCAAAACCCTCGACATAAGGAGACTTAAAGATGCGGCTCTCGACGGATTCGATGCGATCTGCGATTATATGCAAATGACAAAATATGCCGACGGCGTTGAAGAGCTGAAAAAATCAATGTCAGCATTTGAGCGCTGGGGCGACAATCTGATTATAAGGGCTATAAAACCTGAGATCCATCATCCATTCACCATTGGACCTCTGGCAGCCTACATTCTCGCTAGAGAGAATGAGATCAAGACAGTTCGGATAGTTCTTTCAGGCAAGTTGAACGACCTGCCGGAAGAATCAGTCCGGGAAAGGGTAAGGGAGATGTATGTATAA
- a CDS encoding V-type ATP synthase subunit F, with protein MYKIAVIGDWDSIYGFATLGLDTFPVTDPSVAGKKLRELAEGDYAVIYITEALASKLEAEIDHYREAELPAIILIPGVSGNTGLGVDAVKKSVEQAVGSDILFGSSE; from the coding sequence ATGTATAAGATTGCAGTTATAGGTGACTGGGACAGCATCTACGGCTTCGCAACCTTAGGACTGGACACTTTCCCCGTCACCGATCCCTCTGTCGCCGGAAAGAAGCTCCGTGAGCTTGCCGAGGGCGACTACGCTGTTATCTACATTACAGAGGCACTTGCCTCAAAGCTGGAAGCCGAGATCGATCATTATCGTGAGGCAGAGCTTCCTGCGATCATTCTGATTCCCGGTGTTTCCGGAAATACAGGTCTTGGTGTCGATGCAGTAAAGAAGTCCGTAGAGCAGGCCGTAGGAAGCGATATTCTCTTCGGCTCATCAGAGTAA
- a CDS encoding V-type ATP synthase subunit D — MAGTQITPTRMELTRFKGKLATARRGHKLLKDKRDELMRQFLTLVRENMELRKHVEAGIKAANKNFVLARSSMSAEAVNVSFMAPKQEVSLETGTKNVMSVNIPTFDFVTRTSDTNDIYSYGYAFTSSDLDDAVKSLAEILPDMLKLAESEKSCQLMAAEIEKTRRRVNALEHVMIPEYESNIKYISMKLDEAERSSQIRLMKVKDMMLEEAHHYKEKSEELTREAFAANKGQ, encoded by the coding sequence GTGGCAGGAACACAGATTACACCTACCCGAATGGAGCTGACCCGTTTCAAGGGCAAGCTTGCCACTGCGAGACGCGGCCACAAGCTCCTTAAGGACAAACGTGACGAACTTATGAGACAGTTTCTTACTCTTGTACGTGAGAACATGGAACTTCGTAAGCATGTCGAGGCCGGCATTAAGGCCGCCAACAAGAACTTCGTTCTTGCGCGCTCCTCTATGTCGGCAGAGGCTGTGAACGTTTCTTTCATGGCTCCGAAGCAGGAGGTTTCGCTCGAAACAGGGACTAAGAATGTAATGAGCGTGAATATCCCGACTTTCGATTTCGTTACCAGAACATCTGATACCAATGACATATACTCTTACGGTTACGCCTTCACCTCGTCAGACTTAGACGATGCAGTAAAGAGCCTTGCAGAGATCTTACCGGATATGCTTAAACTTGCAGAATCCGAGAAATCCTGCCAGCTCATGGCTGCAGAAATCGAAAAAACAAGGCGACGCGTAAACGCACTTGAGCACGTAATGATCCCCGAATATGAGTCCAATATCAAGTACATCTCCATGAAACTTGATGAAGCTGAGCGTTCGAGCCAGATCCGACTCATGAAGGTTAAAGACATGATGCTTGAAGAAGCCCACCACTATAAAGAGAAGTCCGAAGAACTTACTCGTGAGGCTTTCGCAGCAAACAAAGGTCAGTAA
- a CDS encoding V-type ATP synthase subunit K, producing the protein MGLALAILGAASAALFAGIGSAIGTGRAGQAAAGVVTEDPSMFSKVLILQLLPGTQGIYGLLIAFIALSNIGVMGGTVPDTAAKGLAYLFACLPMAFVGLASAMMQSNAAVASIALVAKRPDQFGKSMIFPAMVETYAILALLISILAINGVAAL; encoded by the coding sequence ATGGGATTAGCATTAGCAATTCTCGGCGCAGCTTCAGCAGCGCTCTTCGCAGGAATCGGTTCCGCAATAGGTACAGGCCGTGCGGGCCAGGCAGCAGCAGGTGTTGTTACTGAGGACCCTTCAATGTTCTCTAAGGTTCTTATTCTTCAGCTCCTTCCCGGTACACAGGGTATCTACGGTCTTCTGATCGCGTTCATCGCACTTTCAAATATCGGTGTTATGGGTGGAACAGTTCCCGATACAGCAGCTAAAGGTCTTGCATACCTTTTCGCATGTCTTCCGATGGCATTCGTTGGTCTTGCATCCGCAATGATGCAGTCAAACGCAGCAGTTGCTTCTATCGCACTCGTTGCAAAGAGACCCGATCAGTTCGGTAAGTCAATGATCTTCCCCGCAATGGTTGAGACATACGCAATCCTCGCTCTCCTGATTTCAATTCTTGCAATCAACGGTGTAGCAGCTCTGTAA